In Erigeron canadensis isolate Cc75 chromosome 1, C_canadensis_v1, whole genome shotgun sequence, a single window of DNA contains:
- the LOC122611358 gene encoding GTP-binding protein At2g22870 — protein sequence MAFLTHFPLIQTHSSSLFTKFFLLSPKHPKPPLKSFIFFSSPTSHFSSTVLEEIPSLQQETPIPISKDKLFIPPETEIFTDKPPRILKGSNIVLSKYAKDAQIISAEFVKSSVETDACPSDGSPEFALVGRSNVGKSSLLNSIVKRKKLALTSKKPGKTQCINHFRINDSWYLVDLPGYGYASAPHELKQDWNKFTKDYFLNRSTLVSVFLLIDASIPAKKIDLEYASWLGQNQVPMTLIFTKCDKRKKKKNGGKHPEENVQDFQDLISEYFDAVPPWIMTSSVTNQGRDEILLHMSQLRNYWLKN from the exons atgGCATTTCTAACTCATTTCCCTCTTATTCAGACTCACTCTTCATCCTTGTTCACAAAATTCTTCTTGCTTTCACCAAAACATCCCAAACCCCCTCTAAAATCATTCATCTTCTTTTCATCACCAACTTCACATTTTTCATCAACAGTCCTTGAAGAAATTCCATCTTTACAACAAGAAACCCCAATACCCATTTCAAAAGATAAGCTTTTTATCCCCCCTGAAACTGAGATATTTACTGATAAACCACCAAGAATCTTGAAAGGGTCCAACATTGTGCTGAGCAAGTATGCAAAAGATGCCCAGATCATTTCAGCTGAGTTTGTTAAAAGTAGTGTTGAAACTGATGCTTGTCCTTCTGATGGCTCACCTGAATTTGCTCTTGTGGGTCGTTCTAATGTTGGCAAATCCTCGTTGCTTAATTCCATtgttaaaagaaagaaacttgCTTTGACTTCTAAGAAACCAG GAAAAACACAATGCATCAACCACTTCCGAATTAATGACAGTTGGTACTTGGTGGATTTGCCTGGATACGG ATATGCCTCGGCACCACATGAACTTAAACAAGATTGGAACAAGTTCACTAAAGACTATTTTCTAAATCGGTCAACACTGGTCTCAGTCTTCCTTCTTATTGATGCTAGCATTCCTGCCAAAAAAATTGATCTCGAATATGCAAGTTGGCTGGGTCAGAACCAG GTCCCAATGACTTTAATATTCACAAAATGTGACAAgcggaaaaagaaaaagaatggtgGAAAGCATCCTGAAGAAAATGTGCAAGACTTTCAGGATTTAATCAGTGAATACTTTGATGCAGTGCCACCATGGATCATGACTAGCAGTGTTACCAATCAAGGTCGAGATGAAATACTGTTGCACATGTCCCAGCTTCGAAACTACTGGCtcaaaaattaa
- the LOC122593948 gene encoding ATP synthase subunit beta, chloroplastic-like, translated as MELINNIAKAHEGVSVFGGVGEQTREGNDLYMEMKEYGVINEQNIAESKVALVYGQVNEPPGARMRVGLTTLAMAEYFRDVNYKQDVLLFIDNIFRFVQAGSEVSALF; from the coding sequence ATGGAATTGATTAACAATATTGCCAAGGCTCACGAAGGCGTATCTGTATTTGGCGGAGTCGGTGAACAGACTCGTGAAGGAAATGATCTTTACATGGAAATGAAAGAATATGGAGTAATTAATGAACAAAATATTGCAGAATCAAAAGTAGCTCTAGTTTATGGTCAGGTGAATGAACCGCCGGGAGCTCGTATGAGAGTTGGTTTGACTACCCTAGCTATGGCGGAATATTTCCGAGATGTTAATTATAAACAAGACGTACTTTTATTTATTGACAATATCTTCCGTTTTGTCCAAGCAGGATCTGAAGTATCCGCCTTGTTTTAA
- the LOC122593923 gene encoding BURP domain-containing protein 17-like, giving the protein MQLSILIVSRAAAADVAPKTYWKSVLPNTPIPKAVSELLNIGTRVDKTSYIVGEQDGKHTTTDSHFNLDSEGALLILEKDMYQGHAMNIQFITETTSLSSSTFLPRKVANTIPFSSKNLPELYSRFSIKPGSIKSESLEKTINLCEKKGISNTYCATCLEDMVDFTTSKLGKKVTAISTEVIHPNKFQKYTIDSSRKVATNKFVVCHKLSYPYAVFYCHKTMNTRVYLVSLVGEDGTKAKGLAICHDNGAKLYPKDLVFKVLGVNPGTTPICHFLPEDHVVFVPY; this is encoded by the exons ATGCAA TTGTCAATATTAATTGTGAGCCGTGCAGCTGCTGCTGATGTGGCTCCTAAAACATATTGGAAATCTGTGTTGCCAAACACTCCCATCCCCAAAGCTGTCTCTGAACTTCTAAATATTG GTACTCGTGTTGATAAAACCAGCTACATTGTTGGTGAACAAGACGGCAAGCATACAACAACGGACAGCCATTTCAATTTAGATTCAGAAGGGGCGCTTCTTATCCTCGAAAAGGACATGTATCAAGGCCACGCAATGAACATACAATTCATCACCGAGACAACCAGTCTTTCATCATCAACGTTTTTGCCACGTAAAGTAGCTAACACAATACCCTTTTCATCAAAGAACCTTCCCGAATTGTACTCACGTTTCTCCATCAAACCTGGGTCTATAAAATCCGAATCATTGGAAAAAACTATCAATTTATGTGAAAAGAAAG GTATCTCAAACACGTATTGTGCAACTTGCTTAGAGGACATGGTGGATTTCACTACATCTAAATTAGGTAAAAAGGTAACAGCTATCTCCACAGAGGTAATTCACCCTAACAAATTCCAAAAATACACCATAGACAGCTCAAGGAAGGTGGCAACAAATAAATTTGTGGTATGTCACAAACTGAGCTACCCATATGCGGTATTCTATTGTCACAAAACCATGAATACTAGAGTGTATTTGGTATCTTTGGTGGGTGAAGATGGAACAAAAGCTAAAGGACTTGCAATATGTCACGATAACGGCGCAAAATTGTATCCTAAAGATTTGGTGTTCAAGGTTTTGGGAGTGAATCCCGGGACTACTCCAATCTGTCATTTCCTACCTGAAGATCATGTTGTCTTTGTCCCTTACTAA
- the LOC122593905 gene encoding BURP domain protein RD22-like → MGFLHITTFLSMLALIVSHAAAAHVSSSPEAYWKSVLPNTPIPKSVSELLKIDTPPGTRAEEAHSVSIDAIIDGPPATHVDIITGVGEHGAKHTGHEYVRYDSKVALFFLEKDMYRGHTMNNLQFTTTLTIPSSPFLPREVANTIPFSSNKLPELYTRFSIKPESIESKSMKKTVNFCEEKGTEEDEKYCATSLEDMVDFTTSKLGKNVKAISTEVINANKDTSFQTYTIDGSSKVATNKFVSCHRQNYPYAVFYCHKAINTRAYIVSLSGEDGTKAKALAICHKYAAKLYPKDLVFKHLNVKPGTSPICHFLPEDHVVFVPY, encoded by the exons ATGGGGTTCTTACATATTACCACCTTTCTCTCC ATGTTGGCGTTGATTGTGAGCCATGCAGCAGCAGCTCATGTGAGTAGTAGTCCTGAAGCATATTGGAAATCGGTGTTGCCAAACACTCCAATCCCCAAATCTGTCTCCGAACTCCTCAAAATTG ATACACCACCTGGAACCCGTGCTGAGGAAGCTCACTCCGTCAGCATTGATGCCATCATAGATGGTCCACCAGCTACTCATGTTGATATAATTACCGGCGTTGGTGAACATGGGGCCAAGCATACCGGCCATGAGTATGTCCGATACGATTCAAAAGTGGCACTTTTCTTCCTTGAAAAAGACATGTATAGAGGCCACACAATGAACAACTTACAATTCACCACAACATTAACCATTCCATCATCACCTTTTTTACCCCGTGAAGTGGCAAACACGATACccttttcatcaaacaaacttCCCGAATTGTACACACGTTTTTCCATCAAACCCGAGTCTATAGAATCCAAATCAATGAAGAAAACCGTCAATTTCTGTGAAGAGAAGGGAACGGAAGAAGATGAGAAGTATTGTGCAACTTCCTTAGAGGACATGGTGGATTTTACCACATCTAAATTAGGTAAAAATGTTAAAGCTATCTCCACAGAGGTGATTAACGCTAACAAAGATACCTCGTTCCAAACGTACACCATAGACGGCTCAAGCAAAGTGGCAACAAATAAATTTGTGTCTTGTCACAGACAAAACTACCCGTATGCGGTATTCTATTGTCACAAAGCCATCAATACGAGAGCGTATATAGTATCCTTGTCCGGTGAAGATGGTACAAAAGCTAAAGCACTTGCAATATGTCACAAATACGCTGCAAAATTGTATCCTAAGGATTTGGTGTTTAAGCATCTGAACGTGAAACCAGGGACTTCTCCAATTTGTCATTTCCTACCAGAAGACCATGTTGTCTTTGTCCCTTACTAA
- the LOC122593941 gene encoding BURP domain protein RD22-like, translating into MRWRRRMVVVHGGCGDIMVINVKMLALIVSHAAAAHVSSSPEAYWKSVLPNTPIPKSVSELLKIDTPPGTRAEEAHSVSIDAIIDGPPATHVDIITGVGEQGAKHNSPANYGTTGALLFLEKDMYHQSHLKKTLKFTKKLTIPSSTFLPREVANTIPFSSNNLPELYTRFSIKPRSKESESMKKSISLCEDEALKGEEKYCATSLEDMVDFTTSKLGKKVKAISTEVIHPNKLQKYTMDSSRKLATSEFVNCHRLSYPYPVFYCHKVISTRAYSISLSGEDGTKAKALAICHDNGAKLYSKDLVLKVLGVTPGSAQICHFLPEDHVVFVPY; encoded by the exons ATGCGGTGGCGGCGAAGGATGGTGGTGGTACATGGCGGCTGCGGTGACATaatggttattaatgtaaag ATGTTGGCGTTGATTGTGAGCCATGCAGCAGCAGCTCATGTGAGTAGTAGTCCTGAAGCATATTGGAAATCGGTGTTGCCAAACACTCCAATCCCCAAATCTGTCTCCGAACTCCTCAAAATTG ATACACCACCTGGAACCCGTGCTGAGGAAGCTCACTCCGTCAGCATTGATGCCATCATAGATGGTCCACCAGCTACTCATGTTGATATAATTACCGGCGTTGGTGAACAAGGGGCCAAGCATAATTCACCTGCTAATTACGGGACAACAGGGGCACTTCTCTTCCTCGAAAAAGATATGTACCATCAAAGCCACCTAAAGAAGACcttaaaattcaccaaaaaattAACCATTCCATCTTCAACTTTTTTACCACGTGAAGTGGCTAACACAATACCCTTTTCATCAAACAACCTTCCCGAATTGTACACACGTTTCTCCATCAAACCCCGGTCTAAAGAATCCGAATCAATGAAGAAATCTATCAGTTTATGTGAAGACGAGGCATTGAAAGGCGAGGAGAAGTATTGTGCAACTTCCTTAGAAGACATGGTGGATTTCACCACATCTAAGTTAGGTAAAAAGGTCAAAGCTATCTCCACAGAGGTGATTCACCCAAACAAATTGCAAAAGTACACCATGGACAGCTCAAGGAAGTTGGCAACAAGTGAATTTGTGAATTGTCACAGACTGAGCTACCCGTATCCTGTATTCTATTGTCACAAAGTCATCTCTACGAGAGCGTATTCGATATCCTTGTCTGGTGAAGATGGTACTAAAGCTAAAGCACTTGCAATATGTCACGATAACGGCGCAAAATTGTATTCTAAAGATTTGGTGCTCAAGGTTTTGGGAGTGACACCAGGGTCTGCTCAAATTTGTCATTTCCTACCCGAAGACCATGTCGTCTTTGTCCCTTACTAA
- the LOC122593914 gene encoding BURP domain protein RD22-like: protein MGFLHISITFLSILSLMIMSQHPAAADHVSTSSSSSPETYWKSVLPNTPIPKAISELLNIYTLVPGNNRAEETHPISVNGVDEHIIGSTTTRADKSSGTSSTSDGEHADDTKPIYQSTGALLILEKDMYQGHTMNLRFTKTSISRSSPSTFLPREVANTIPFSSNNLPELYTRFSIKPGSKESESMKKTIGLCEDEALKGEEKYCATCLEDMVDFTTSKLGKKVKAISTEVIHANKFQKYTIDNSRKVATAKFVNCHKRSYPYAVFYCHKVVSTRAYLVSLSGEDGSKAKAVAICHDNGAKLYPKDLVFKVLKVKPGTAPICHFLPEDHVVFVPY, encoded by the exons ATGGGGTTCTTGCATATTAGTATCACCTTTCTTTCC ATCTTGTCATTGATGATTATGAGCCAGCATCCAGCAGCAGCCGATCATGTGAGTAcgagtagtagtagtagtccTGAAACATATTGGAAATCTGTGTTGCCAAATACTCCCATCCCGAAAGCTATCTCCGAACTTCTCAATATTT atacaCTAGTACCTGGAAACAACCGTGCTGAGGAAACTCACCCAATTAGTGTCAACGGAGTCGATGAACATATCATAGGGTCTACTACTACTCGTGCTGATAAAAGTTCCGGCACCTCCAGTACTAGTGATGGCGAGCATGCTGACGATACGAAGCCGATTTACCAATCAACAGGGGCACTTCTTATTCTCGAAAAAGACATGTATCAAGGCCACACAATGAACTTACGATTCACCAAAACATCAATCAGTCGTTCATCACCATCAACTTTTTTGCCCCGAGAAGTGGCTAACACAATACCCTTTTCGTCAAACAACCTTCCCGAGTTGTACACACGTTTCTCCATCAAGCCTGGGTCTAAAGAATCCGAATCAATGAAGAAAACTATCGGTTTATGTGAAGATGAGGCATTGAAAGGCGAGGAGAAGTATTGTGCTACTTGCTTAGAGGACATGGTGGATTTCACCACATCTAAGTTAGGTAAAAAGGTTAAAGCTATCTCCACAGAGGTAATTCACGCTAACAAATTCCAAAAATACACCATAGACAACTCAAGGAAGGTGGCAACAGCTAAATTTGTGAATTGTCACAAACGAAGCTACCCGTATGCAGTCTTCTATTGTCACAAAGTCGTATCTACGAGAGCGTATTTGGTGTCTTTGTCCGGTGAAGATGGTTCAAAAGCTAAAGCAGTTGCAATATGTCATGATAATGGCGCAAAATTGTATCCTAAAGATTTGGTGTTTAAGGTTCTGAAAGTGAAACCAGGGACGGCTCCAATTTGTCATTTCCTACCCGAAGACCATGTTGTCTTTGTCCCTTACTAA
- the LOC122581460 gene encoding 60S ribosomal protein L37-3: MGKGTGSFGKRRNKTHTLCVRCGRRSFHLQKSRCSACAYPAARVRKYNWSEKAIRRKTTGTGRMRYMRNVPRRFKSGFREGTQATPRSKGAVSSA, encoded by the exons ATG GGTAAGGGAACAGGGAGTTTTGGAAAGAGGAggaacaaaacacacacactgtGTGTGCGGTGTGGTCGCCGGAGCTTTCATTTGCAGAAGAGCAGATGCTCCGCTTGTGCCTACCCTGCTGCTCGTGTCAGGAaat ACAACTGGAGTGAGAAGGCCATCAGAAGGAAGACCACAGGAACTGGACGAATGAGGTACATGCGTAATGTTCCACGCAGGTTCAAGAGTGGCTTCAGAGAAG GAACTCAAGCAACCCCAAGGAGCAAAGGAGCTGTTTCCAGTGCTTAG
- the LOC122593933 gene encoding BURP domain-containing protein 3-like: MPPPYDHMGPQMKTASHMFKFCQRQVAKETISCDLCLALIVSHAAAAHVSSTPETYWKSVLPNTPIPKAVSELLNIDTPPGTRVDEHHVIDTRTPQPGARVDTTRSSSAKILGYTSEGTSLLFLEKDMNQGHTMNIQFTKTSSITRPSSSPFLAREVANTIPFSSKSLPDLYTRFSVKPGSIESESMKYTIGLCEEKAMKGEEKYCATSLEDMVDFTTSKVGKKVKVMSTQVINANKMQKYTIDSSRKLATTEFVNCHKRIYPYAVFYCHKVMGTRAYLVSLSGEDGSKAKALAVCHDNGGKLYPKDMVFKVLGVRPGTTPICHFLPENHIVFVPY; encoded by the exons ATGCCGCCACCATATGATCATATGGGCCCACAGATGAAAACTGCAAGTCACATGTTTAAATTTTGTCAAAGGCAAGTAGCTAAAGAGACTATATCTTGTGATTTATGT CTGGCATTGATTGTGAGCCATGCGGCAGCAGCTCATGTAAGTAGCACTCCGGAAACATATTGGAAATCCGTGTTGCCAAACACTCCCATCCCCAAAGCTGTCTCCGAACTTCTCAATATTG ATACACCACCGGGAACCCGAGTTGATGAGCATCATGTCATAGATACACGTACACCCCAACCAGGTGCTCGTGTCGATACAACCCGCAGCTCCAGCGCCAAGATATTGGGTTACACTTCAGAAGGGACATCACTTCTCTTCCTCGAAAAAGACATGAATCAAGGCCACACAATGAACATACAATTCACCAAAACATCATCCATCACTCGTCCATCATCATCACCTTTTTTGGCCCGTGAAGTGGCTAACACAATACCCTTTTCATCAAAAAGCCTTCCTGATCTGTACACACGTTTCTCCGTCAAACCCGGGTCTATAGAATCCGAATCAATGAAGTACACTATCGGTTTATGTGAAGAGAAGGCAATGAAAGGCGAGGAGAAGTATTGTGCTACTTCCTTAGAGGACATGGTGGATTTCACTACATCAAAAGTAGGTAAAAAGGTGAAAGTTATGTCAACACAGGTGATTAATGCTAACAAAATGCAAAAGTACACCATAGACAGCTCAAGGAAGTTGGCAACAACAGAGTTTGTGAATTGTCACAAACGAATCTACCCGTACGCAGTCTTCTATTGTCACAAAGTCATGGGTACTAGAGCGTATTTGGTATCTTTGTCAGGTGAAGATGGTTCAAAGGCTAAAGCACTTGCAGTATGTCACGACAACGGTGGAAAATTGTATCCTAAGGACATGGTGTTTAAGGTTCTGGGAGTGAGACCAGGGACTACTCCAATCTGTCATTTCCTACCTGAAAACCATATTGTCTTTGTGCCTTACTAA